In the genome of Deltaproteobacteria bacterium, the window AAGTTGACGCCATCTCCTCAAACACCTGGACCTTGTCCTTAACCCCCTGATATACAAACGAAATACCCAGTTCTTTAGCCCGGCGGGTAACCGCTTTCGAGTCGCGTCCCGATATGATGGCCACCAATAGACCCGCCTGCTTCAGCTTCTTCAATCCGAACCCGTCATGAACGTTAAAGGCTTTGAACTCTTCTCCGCGTGGACCGATCCAGATGGTGCCGTCCGTAAGGGTGCCGTCCACGTCCAGTACGAGTCCTTTGACGCGGGCCGCCTTTTCCATGACGTCCTCAGGCACGTCGGATTTGAGAGCTGTTGGCCGCATGGTGGATTTTCAATAAGTGATCGAGCAAGTCATGGACTTCATCCAGAACAAGCGAGTTCGCCCCATCGCACAGTGCCCGGTCCGGGTCCGGGTGGACCTCGAAAAACAGACCGTCGACACCGGCGGCCACGGCTCCTCTCGCCAAAACGGGTACAAACTCACGACGGCCGACCGTGCAACCGTCTCCGGCCCCCGGCATCTGGACGCTATGAGTTGCGTCGAAAATAACGGGATATCCCAAAGTACGCATGACATACAGCGAAGGGAGATCCACTACCAGCCGATGGTAGCCGAAACACGTGCCGCGCTCTGTGAATAGGATCTGATGATTGCCCACGGATTCGGCTTTCCTGGCCACGTGAATCATGTCCTCGGGGGCCATGAATTGCCCCTTCTTGATGTTAAGGGGTTTGCCGGTCCGCGCCGCGGCTACCACAAGATCCGTCTGCCGGCACAAAAACGCCGGGATCTGTATCAGGTCCAACACCTCCGCAGCAGGTTCCACCTGCGACAAATGGTGCACGTCCGACGTTACGCACATTCCCAATTCAACTCGGATTCTCTGCAG includes:
- a CDS encoding HAD-IIIA family hydrolase; this translates as MEKAARVKGLVLDVDGTLTDGTIWIGPRGEEFKAFNVHDGFGLKKLKQAGLLVAIISGRDSKAVTRRAKELGISFVYQGVKDKVQVFEEMASTSRTSPADWAFVGDDVPDIPLLEKVGLAVAVADCASDLNQRVHYKTRNPGGRGAVREVCELILKARSMWPY
- the kdsA gene encoding 3-deoxy-8-phosphooctulonate synthase; translated protein: MTGAIQIGPIIVGGNHPPVFILGPCVMEDEGFTLAIAREVRAISTALDIPVIFKASYDKANRTSIDSFRGPGFEEGLKILQRIRVELGMCVTSDVHHLSQVEPAAEVLDLIQIPAFLCRQTDLVVAAARTGKPLNIKKGQFMAPEDMIHVARKAESVGNHQILFTERGTCFGYHRLVVDLPSLYVMRTLGYPVIFDATHSVQMPGAGDGCTVGRREFVPVLARGAVAAGVDGLFFEVHPDPDRALCDGANSLVLDEVHDLLDHLLKIHHAANSSQIRRA